A stretch of the Balearica regulorum gibbericeps isolate bBalReg1 chromosome 15, bBalReg1.pri, whole genome shotgun sequence genome encodes the following:
- the UQCRC2 gene encoding cytochrome b-c1 complex subunit 2, mitochondrial: MKGFPVVARSLSKRLYSLKVAPKVATSATAERVKLSPESEDLEITKLPNGLVIASLENFSPASRIGVFIKAGSRYETTSNLGTAHLLRLASNLTTKGASSFRITRGIEAVGGSLSVYSTREKMTYSVECLRDYVDTVMEYLLNVTTAPEFRPWEVTDLQPQLKVDKAIAFQNPQVGVLENLHAAAYKNALANPLYCPDYTIGKITSEQLHHFVQNNFTSARMALVGIGVKHSDLKQVAEHFLNIRSGAGISSAKAVYRGGEIREQNGDSLVHAAIVTEGAAVGSAEANAFSVLQHVLGAGPLIKRGSNVTSKLSQGIAKTTTQPFDASAFNVNYSDSGLFGIYTISQASNTAEVIKAALNQIKAIAQGSVTDDDVTKAKNQLKATYLMSVETAEGLLNEIGSESLVSGTHTSPSVVAQKIDSVATADVVNAAKKFVNGKKSMAASGDLGNTPFLDEL, translated from the exons ATGAAGGGATTCCCGGTGGTCGCGCGCTCCCTCTCA AAGAGACTTTACTCGCTTAAAGTAGCTCCTAAAGTTGCAACCTCAGCAACTGCAGAACGAGTGAAATTATCTCCAGAGTCTGAGGATCTTGAG atCACAAAATTACCAAATGGCTTAGTTATTGCGTCTCTGGAAAACTTTTCTCCAGCTTCAAGAATTGGTGTGTTTATTAAAGCGGGCAGCAGATATGAAACCACTAGTAACTTGGGAACTGCTCACTTGCTTCGTCTTGCATCTAATTTG actaCTAAAGGAGCATCTTCTTTCCGGATTACTCGTGGCATTGAAGCTGTTGGGGGTAGCCTAAG tgtGTACTcaacaagagagaaaatgacTTACTCTGTTGAATGCCTGCGTGACTATGT TGACACAGTAATGGAGTACCTTCTTAACGTCACCACAGCACCAGAGTTCAGACCGTGGGAAGTAACTGATCTTCAGCCACAACTAAAAGTTGACAAAGCAATTGCATTTCAGAATCCTCAAGTTG GAGTGCTGGAAAACTTGCACGCTGCAGCATATAAGAATGCTCTGGCAAACCCCTTATATTGTCCAGATTACACAAttggaaaaattacttctgagcAG CTTCACCATTTTGTACAGAACAATTTCACAAGTGCGAGAATGGCCCTTGTAGGAATAG GTGTAAAGCACTCTGACTTAAAGCAAGTTGCAGAGCACTTTCTAAATATCCGAAGTGGGGCTGGTATTTCTAGTGCAAAGGCTGTCTATCGAGGGG GAGAAATCAGAGAACAGAATGGCGATAGCCTTGTCCATGCTGCTATTGTAACGGAAGGAGCTGCTGTTGGAAGTGCAGAAGCAAATGCGTTCAGTGTTCTTCAGCACGTTCTAGGTGCTGGACCCCTTATCAAGAGGGGAAGCAATGTTACCAGCAAGTTGTCCCAGGGTATTGCTAAAACAACTACCCAGCCATTTGAC GCTTCCGCATTTAATGTTAATTACTCTGATTCTGGGCTCTTTGGGATTTATACCATATCCCAGGCTTCAAACACTGCGGAG GTCATTAAAGCAGCTTTGAACCAGATAAAGGCCATTGCTCAGGGCAGTGTCACTGATGATGATGTCACAAAGGCAAA AAATCAGCTGAAAGCCACCTATTTGATGTCAGTGGAGACTGCAGAAGGGTTACTGAATGAAATTGGCTCAGAGTCATTGGTTTCTGGCACACACACATCCCCATCTGTTGTTGCTCAGAAAATCGACTCTGTAGCCACTGCTGATGTTGTGAAT